In Nitrosomonas stercoris, the genomic stretch CGATACCCGCGTTGCTGTATGACCTTGATCCAGCACCAGACTGATGGCATCTAGTTTGAATTCCTTTGTGTATCGTTTCCTTACTATCATTTCTTTCTTCAGTTAAGTTATTCTCTCTTAACTGGACTGTCCGGTTTCATTGGGCCATGTCACCAGTGCCATTGCTTGGCTGGGATTTGTTTGGTTTCAGAAAACCAGAAAAGGGTTTGCTGATGTTACTTTAGTATGCCGAACCAGCCGAATTTGCACGCCAACTTGTAGTTTTTTCACGATAGCAAAAATTGCGCCAGTTGTTACCAGAATTTAGATGAAAGCATTAGGTAGCTATTTCAGCGCGCCCATATTTTTTTTTAATGCATTTAGATTAAAGTTAGCTCGCCGGTAGCCGATAAAGTTTGAAATTCATAAGAGGTTTTCAAACTATGTTGGTAACTGTTGGCTATCTTGTTGTCATTATTTCTGTGTTCGGTGGATTTGCCCTGGCGGGTGGCCACCTGGGTTCATTATTTCAGCCGGTGGAATTGCTCATGATTGGAGGAGCAGCTATCGGTGCGTTTGTTGTCGGTAATTCTGGTAAGGCAATCAAAGCTACTTTTAAGGCATTACCGACTGTTTTTAAAGGTTCTCGCTATACCAAAGTAGTCTATATGGAGTTGATGACATTGCTTTATGAAGTACTAGGCAAGATTCGTAAAGAAGGGTTAATGTCAATCGAGGCCGATGTGGATGATCCTGCCCAAAGTCCACTGTTTACGAAGTATCCTGCCATCCTGTCGGATCACCATGCTATAGAATTTATTACAGATTATTTACGCTTGATGGTGGGAGGTAATCTTAATCCATTTGAAATCGAGAATCTGATGGATGGTGAAATTGAAACCCATCATCAGGAAGGTGAAATACCGGTGCATGTTATCAGCAAGATGGGAGATGGCTTGCCGGCTTTCGGAATTGTGGCAGCGGTGATGGGGGTGGTGCACACCATGGAATCAGTGGGTATTCCGCCAGCAGAACTGGGGAAGCTGATTGCTGCAGCACTGGTGGGAACGTTTCTTGGGATTTTGCTTGCTTATGGTTTTATCGGGCCTTTGGCTAGTCGTCTCGAACAACGTTTGCATGAATCAAGTAAATTGCTGGAGTGTATCAAGGTGACATTGCTGGCTAATCTTAATGGCTATGCACCGGCACTCGCGGTTGAATTTGGCAGAAAGGTATTGTTTTCTACAGAGCGGCCATCTTTTCTGGAGTTGGAGAAACACGTCAAGGAAAGTAAATCCAAATAATATGGTGTTCTCTGCGTTCCTATTTCTGTATGAGGTGGTAGATGGCTGAAGATTTGGCACAAAAGCCGATTATTATCAAGCGTATCAAGAAGAAAGGCGGGCAAATTCATGGCGGAGTCTGGAAGATTGCCTATGCTGATTTTGTGACCGCGATGATGGCTTTTTTTCTGTTGATGTGGCTGTTGGGTTCAACGACCCAAGGTGATAAAGAAGGTATTGCGGAGTACTTTAAGACTCCCCTGAAAGTGGCGTTGTTTGGTGGAGATGGTAGCGGGGACAGTAGTAACATCATCAAAGGCGGAGGAGATGATTTGAGCCGCAAAATCGGCCAAATGAAGAAAACTGATTTTGATGATCTTAAACATTCACTCGATATGGATGCTTTACAGACGCTGCAGGAGCGTGTCGAGCGAGAACTACTGGAACAACTGAAAGAAAAAATAGAGGATGCGATCAACAGCAATCCGATTCTTAATAAATTTAAAAACCAGCTTTTGTTGGATATCACTTCAGAAGGTTTACGTATTCAGATTGTTGATGAAAAGAACCGGCCGATGTTTGAGATTGGTAAAGCGGAGCTACAATCCTATACCAAGGTGATTTTGCGAGAAATTGGCAAGATGCTGAATGATGTCCCCAACAAAATTAGCCTTTCCGGTCATACTGATGCCAAGCCTTATCCCTCTGGTGAAAAAAGTTATAGTAACTGGGAGCTGTCAGCGGATCGTGCGAATGCTTCTCGACGTGAGCTCATTGCTGGTGGTATGAATCCGGAGAAAATGTTGCGCGTGGTAGGTTTATCTTCTGCGGTGATGTTTGATAAAGAAAATCCATTTAGCCCGTTCAATCGGCGGATTAGTATTATTGTCATGAATAAAAGAGCAGAAGAAGCGATTACTCGTGAAAGTTTGGGCGAAGTATCGGTGCATTCCGAGGAAGAAATTAGTATACAAATAATTGATGAAAATAGTGTCATTGCCGACTGAGACAGCACAACCAGCAGTTTTTGGACCGTCATCGCTGAAAAAACCTCTGATTATCTTGTTTGGCAGTATGTTAGCCGCGGGTTTACTTGGTGTGCTGTTGCCTTGGTCATTGACTTTGCAGCAAGTGATCTGGCTGCAGGGAGTCATTGCAGCATTGATCAGTCTCCAACTATTTCATTTGCCCATCTGGCAGGGAGTGATTTATTTATTGTTCCTGCCGTTATTGTTATGGGCGGTTATTGCGCTGGATTTATCGGCTACTTGGTATTTGGCTGGATTTGTTGGGTTGGTGTTGGTTTATGGTAGCGTTTATCGCACACGAGTACCGCTGTTTTTATCCAGCCAGCGGGCAACAAACAGGTTGGTTCAGTTACTGCCGCAAGATCATAGTTTCAAAATGATAGATCTGGGTTCGGGTTGTGGTGGATTGATTTGTAGATTGGCAAAAATGTTGCCGTATGGTGTCTATCACGGTGTGGAAATGGCGTTGCTCCCTTGCTGGATAAGCAAGCTAAGAGGGGTGTTATCCGGGCAGCATTGTCAGTTTCAGTGGGAAAGTATCTGGCAACAAGATTTGTCCAGTTATGATGTAGTATATGCTTATCTTTCTCCTGTGCCCATGGCGCGTTTGTGGGAAAAAATTTGCCAGGAAATGCGTCCTGGTAGTCTTTTTATCAGCAATACCTTTGCAGTGCCAGAAGTCGCACCAGATCAAAGTATTCCACTGGATGATTTGAGTGGGGCGGTGTTGTATATTTGGCGGCTGTAAGTCAATTTCGTGTAATTTAGAATCTGCCTAGGGTTATTTCGTATGCTTCCTTGATTGAAATTTTGAGGAAGTCATTGGTATTATTCCCGTCGCCAGGTAGTTCCCTGTGGCCCATCTTCCAAAACAATACCCGCAGCTGCCAATTGCTCACGTAGCGCATCTGCTTGAGAAAAGTTCTTTTCTTTGCGTGCTTGCAAACGTTGCTGAATCAGATTTTCTATTTGTTCTTCAGAATAATCTCCCGTTTGTTCGGGCGTAGAATGCTGCAGATAGTACTGAGGAGATTGCTGCAATAATCCTAACAATCCTCCCAATGTTTTGAGCAAATTGGCGTAGTGTAGATCGTTGGTTTGGTTGACTTTACTTGCCAAGTCAAATAGAACAGCAACAGCTTCCGGTGTGTTGAAATCATCATTCATCGCTGCCATGAAACGTTGTGCATAAGGATCATTTTCCCAATCGATTGTTTCATTGATATGGGATGGAGAGTGATTTCTCAATGCGGTATAAAGCCGTTCCAGCGCGTTTTTAGCATCATTGAGATGCGCATCGGAGTAGTTAAGTGGACTGCGATAATGGGCACGTATGATAAAGAAACGAACGACTTCCGGCTGATAGCGAGTCAATATTTCGCGAACAGTAAAAAAATTACCCAGTGATTTGGACATTTTTTCGTTGTCTACGCGGACAAACCCGTTGTGTATCCAGTAATTGACGTGTGGATGGCCGTGTACCCCTTCACTTTGTGCAATCTCATTTTCATGGTGCGGGAATTGCAAATCTTGACCACCACCATGAATATCAAATTGCTCACCTAAATAATGTTCACTCATGGCAGAGCATTCAATATGCCAGCCTGGGCGTCCCTTGCCCCATGGCGAATCCCAACTGGGCTCATCTGGTTTGGCTGCCTTCCATAATACGAAATCTAGCGGATCTCG encodes the following:
- a CDS encoding motility protein A, which translates into the protein MLVTVGYLVVIISVFGGFALAGGHLGSLFQPVELLMIGGAAIGAFVVGNSGKAIKATFKALPTVFKGSRYTKVVYMELMTLLYEVLGKIRKEGLMSIEADVDDPAQSPLFTKYPAILSDHHAIEFITDYLRLMVGGNLNPFEIENLMDGEIETHHQEGEIPVHVISKMGDGLPAFGIVAAVMGVVHTMESVGIPPAELGKLIAAALVGTFLGILLAYGFIGPLASRLEQRLHESSKLLECIKVTLLANLNGYAPALAVEFGRKVLFSTERPSFLELEKHVKESKSK
- a CDS encoding motility protein B, translated to MAEDLAQKPIIIKRIKKKGGQIHGGVWKIAYADFVTAMMAFFLLMWLLGSTTQGDKEGIAEYFKTPLKVALFGGDGSGDSSNIIKGGGDDLSRKIGQMKKTDFDDLKHSLDMDALQTLQERVERELLEQLKEKIEDAINSNPILNKFKNQLLLDITSEGLRIQIVDEKNRPMFEIGKAELQSYTKVILREIGKMLNDVPNKISLSGHTDAKPYPSGEKSYSNWELSADRANASRRELIAGGMNPEKMLRVVGLSSAVMFDKENPFSPFNRRISIIVMNKRAEEAITRESLGEVSVHSEEEISIQIIDENSVIAD
- a CDS encoding cysteine--tRNA ligase, yielding MLKIYDTLTRSKREFIPLVAGKVKIYVCGMTVYDYCHLGHARVLVVFDSIVRWLQTLGYQVIYVRNITDIDDKIIRRALENNEPFTTLTARYIQAMEEDATALGVIPPSFEPRATECIDGMLTMIKALLDRELAYIASNGDVFYDVRRFPDYGKLSGKSLDDLRAGERVEIDSNKRDPLDFVLWKAAKPDEPSWDSPWGKGRPGWHIECSAMSEHYLGEQFDIHGGGQDLQFPHHENEIAQSEGVHGHPHVNYWIHNGFVRVDNEKMSKSLGNFFTVREILTRYQPEVVRFFIIRAHYRSPLNYSDAHLNDAKNALERLYTALRNHSPSHINETIDWENDPYAQRFMAAMNDDFNTPEAVAVLFDLASKVNQTNDLHYANLLKTLGGLLGLLQQSPQYYLQHSTPEQTGDYSEEQIENLIQQRLQARKEKNFSQADALREQLAAAGIVLEDGPQGTTWRRE